The proteins below come from a single Oncorhynchus keta strain PuntledgeMale-10-30-2019 chromosome 1, Oket_V2, whole genome shotgun sequence genomic window:
- the slc19a3a gene encoding thiamine transporter 2 isoform X1: MKLCGDTGDSLFGSVRLEALKRWRAGWGYPTTLLCIYGFFSTVKPIEPFLIPYLTGADKNLTVEKVTNEIFPVWTYSYLAVLVPIFLLTDWLRYKPVVVFQCISLFVTTAMLLWLQGVAAMQAMQFAYAVVTASEVAYFSYIYSITELKHYRKATSYCRSVQLLGYTMGSVLGQLLVSFNLMSYNNILVLTLVLISIALVTSLFLPMPQRSMFFHRSQERHETGNVEELDTQELPEALGREDMCAGDGEMAESPEEPVRTRSCSQVLIQLWRDFLQCYSTRELLYWSVWWALATCGYNQTVNYVQVLWQHVEPSQNFTVYNGGVEAVSNLFGAATAYGIGFTQVDWAQWGELALGSFSGLGAAALFTMTFTANIWACYAGYIVFKCLYILLITIAMFQIATDLSMERYALIFGANNFGALVLQTIITSVVVDGRGLGLGIIPQFIIYGSYFSAIAVIFFLRGVYTIMRVRQSHRDSTAAEEPPSLKDSDTCPEQRLSRRN, encoded by the exons ATGAAGTTGTGTGGTGACACTGGTGACTCTCTCTTTGGATCTGTGAGGCTGGAGGCTTTGAAGCGGTGGAGGGCAGGATGGGGCTATCCCACCACTCTGCTGTGCATCTATGGGTTTTTCAGTACTGTGAAACCTATAGAACCTTTCCTCATACCTTACCTGACAGGTGCAGACAAAAACCTGACCGTGGAAAAG GTGACCAATGAGATTTTCCCTGTGTGGACATACTCCTACCTGGCTGTGCTGGTGCCCATCTTCCTGCTCACCGATTGGCTGCGCTACAAGCCCGTCGTGGTGTTCCAGTGCATCAGCCTCTTTGTTACCACGGCAATGCTGCTCTGGTTGCAGGGAGTGGCAGCCATGCAGGCAATGCAGTTTGCCTACGCCGTGGTGACAGCCAGCGAGGTGGCCTACTTTTCATACATCTACAGCATAACAGAGCTGAAACACTACCGCAAAGCTACATCCTACTGCCGTAGTGTACAGCTGCTAGGCTACACAATGGGATCTGTGCTGGGACAGTTGCTGGTCAGTTTCAACCTCATGTCCTACAACAACATCCTGGTACTTACCCTGGTGTTGATCTCCATCGCCCTTGTGACTTCCCTCTTCCTGCCCATGCCACAGAGAAGCATGTTCTTCCATCGGAGTCAGGAGAGGCATGAAACTGGAAATGTCGAAGAACTGGACACCCAAGAACTACCAGAGGCCCTAGGAAGAGAGGACATGTGTGCAGGTGATGGGGAAATGGCAGAGTCCCCTGAGGAGCCAGTGAGAACTAGGAGCTGCAGCCAGGTTCTTATCCAGCTGTGGAGAGACTTCCTCCAGTGTTACTCTACCAGGGAGCTGCTGTACTGGTCAGTGTGGTGGGCACTTGCCACCTGTGGCTATAACCAGACAGTCAACTATGTTCAGGTGCTGTGGCAGCACGTAGAGCCATCCCAGAACTTCACAGTCTACAATGGAGGGGTGGAAGCTGTGTCCAACCTATTTG GAGCAGCGACAGCCTATGGTATTGGTTTCACCCAGGTGGATTGGGCCCAGTGGGGAGAGTTGGCTCTGGGTTCATTCTCTGGCCTGGGAGCTGCAGCCCTTTTCACAATGACTTTCACAGCCAACATCTGGGCCTGCTACGCTGGCTACATCGTCTTCAAGTGCCTCTACATTCTGCTTATCACCATAGCCAT GTTCCAAATTGCTACTGATCTCTCTATGGAGAGATATGCACTGATCTTTGGAGCAAACAACTTTGGGGCTTTGGTCCTTCAGACTATCATCACATCTGTTGTGGTGGATGGCAGGGGGCTGGGCTTGGGCATCATCCCACAG TTCATCATTTATGGAAGCTACTTCTCAGCCATCGCTGTCATTTTCTTTCTGAGAGGTGTGTACACGATAATGAGAGTGCGGCAAAGCCACAGAGACTCCACCGCTGCAGAGGAGCCTCCAAGTCTGAAAGACAGTGACACTTGCCCTGAACAAAGACTGAGCAGAAGAAACTGA
- the slc19a3a gene encoding thiamine transporter 2 isoform X2, whose amino-acid sequence MKLCGDTGDSLFGSVRLEALKRWRAGWGYPTTLLCIYGFFSTVKPIEPFLIPYLTGADKNLTVEKVTNEIFPVWTYSYLAVLVPIFLLTDWLRYKPVVVFQCISLFVTTAMLLWLQGVAAMQAMQFAYAVVTASEVAYFSYIYSITELKHYRKATSYCRSVQLLGYTMGSVLGQLLVSFNLMSYNNILVLTLVLISIALVTSLFLPMPQRSMFFHRSQERHETGNVEELDTQELPEALGREDMCAGDGEMAESPEEPVRTRSCSQVLIQLWRDFLQCYSTRELLYWSVWWALATCGYNQTVNYVQVLWQHVEPSQNFTVYNGGVEAVSNLFATAYGIGFTQVDWAQWGELALGSFSGLGAAALFTMTFTANIWACYAGYIVFKCLYILLITIAMFQIATDLSMERYALIFGANNFGALVLQTIITSVVVDGRGLGLGIIPQFIIYGSYFSAIAVIFFLRGVYTIMRVRQSHRDSTAAEEPPSLKDSDTCPEQRLSRRN is encoded by the exons ATGAAGTTGTGTGGTGACACTGGTGACTCTCTCTTTGGATCTGTGAGGCTGGAGGCTTTGAAGCGGTGGAGGGCAGGATGGGGCTATCCCACCACTCTGCTGTGCATCTATGGGTTTTTCAGTACTGTGAAACCTATAGAACCTTTCCTCATACCTTACCTGACAGGTGCAGACAAAAACCTGACCGTGGAAAAG GTGACCAATGAGATTTTCCCTGTGTGGACATACTCCTACCTGGCTGTGCTGGTGCCCATCTTCCTGCTCACCGATTGGCTGCGCTACAAGCCCGTCGTGGTGTTCCAGTGCATCAGCCTCTTTGTTACCACGGCAATGCTGCTCTGGTTGCAGGGAGTGGCAGCCATGCAGGCAATGCAGTTTGCCTACGCCGTGGTGACAGCCAGCGAGGTGGCCTACTTTTCATACATCTACAGCATAACAGAGCTGAAACACTACCGCAAAGCTACATCCTACTGCCGTAGTGTACAGCTGCTAGGCTACACAATGGGATCTGTGCTGGGACAGTTGCTGGTCAGTTTCAACCTCATGTCCTACAACAACATCCTGGTACTTACCCTGGTGTTGATCTCCATCGCCCTTGTGACTTCCCTCTTCCTGCCCATGCCACAGAGAAGCATGTTCTTCCATCGGAGTCAGGAGAGGCATGAAACTGGAAATGTCGAAGAACTGGACACCCAAGAACTACCAGAGGCCCTAGGAAGAGAGGACATGTGTGCAGGTGATGGGGAAATGGCAGAGTCCCCTGAGGAGCCAGTGAGAACTAGGAGCTGCAGCCAGGTTCTTATCCAGCTGTGGAGAGACTTCCTCCAGTGTTACTCTACCAGGGAGCTGCTGTACTGGTCAGTGTGGTGGGCACTTGCCACCTGTGGCTATAACCAGACAGTCAACTATGTTCAGGTGCTGTGGCAGCACGTAGAGCCATCCCAGAACTTCACAGTCTACAATGGAGGGGTGGAAGCTGTGTCCAACCTATTTG CGACAGCCTATGGTATTGGTTTCACCCAGGTGGATTGGGCCCAGTGGGGAGAGTTGGCTCTGGGTTCATTCTCTGGCCTGGGAGCTGCAGCCCTTTTCACAATGACTTTCACAGCCAACATCTGGGCCTGCTACGCTGGCTACATCGTCTTCAAGTGCCTCTACATTCTGCTTATCACCATAGCCAT GTTCCAAATTGCTACTGATCTCTCTATGGAGAGATATGCACTGATCTTTGGAGCAAACAACTTTGGGGCTTTGGTCCTTCAGACTATCATCACATCTGTTGTGGTGGATGGCAGGGGGCTGGGCTTGGGCATCATCCCACAG TTCATCATTTATGGAAGCTACTTCTCAGCCATCGCTGTCATTTTCTTTCTGAGAGGTGTGTACACGATAATGAGAGTGCGGCAAAGCCACAGAGACTCCACCGCTGCAGAGGAGCCTCCAAGTCTGAAAGACAGTGACACTTGCCCTGAACAAAGACTGAGCAGAAGAAACTGA
- the LOC118396255 gene encoding thiamine transporter 1-like, with protein NRQQCCTLNQVTNEIYPVWTYSYLAMMVPVFLLTDWLRYKPVVVFQCINLFITWAMMLLVQEVAFFKAMQFFYGVKSACEVAYFSYIYSIVDLKYYRKATSYCRSVQLLGYTVGSVLGQLLVSFNLMSYNNILVLTLVLISIALVTSLFLPMPQRSMFFHRSQSDPPQTPEGGDMCAGDVSTEGPVRARGCSQVFLLLWRDFLQCYSTRALLYWSLWWVLATCGYNQAINYVQVLWAHIQPSQKVQVYNGGVEAVSNLFGAATAYGIGFIQVDWAQWGELFLGSISGLGAVALFIMTFTDNIWVCYAGYVAFKGLYMLLITFAMFQIATDLSMERYALIFGANNFGALVLQTIITSVVVDGRGLGLGIIPQFIIYGSYFSAIAVIFFLRGVYTIMRVRQSHRDSTTAEEPPSPTMCTPLQA; from the exons AACAGACAGCAGTGTTGCACTCTAAACCAGGTGACCAACGAAATCTACCCTGTGTGGACATACTCCTACCTGGCTATGATGGTGCCAGTCTTTCTGCTCACCGATTGGCTGCGCTACAAGCCCGTCGTGGTGTTTCAGTGCATCAACCTCTTCATAACCTGGGCGATGATGCTATTGGTGCAGGAGGTGGCATTCTTTAAGGCGATGCAGTTCTTCTACGGCGTGAAGTCGGCCTGTGAGGTGGCCTACTTCTCATACATCTACAGCATAGTGGACCTGAAATACTACCGAAAGGCTACATCCTACTGCCGTAGTGTACAGCTGCTAGGCTACACGGTGGGCTCTGTGCTGGGACAGTTGCTGGTCAGTTTCAACCTCATGTCCTACAACAACATCCTGGTACTTACCCTGGTGTTGATCTCCATCGCCCTGGTGACTTCCCTCTTCCTGCCCATGCCACAGAGAAGCATGTTCTTCCATCGGAGTCAAAGTGACCCGCCACAGACCCCAGAAGGAGGGGACATGTGCGCAGGTGATGTGTCCACTGAGGGGCCAGTGAGGGCTAGGGGCTGCAGCCAGGTATTTTTGCTGCTGTGGAGAGACTTTCTCCAGTGCTACTCAACCAGGGCACTGCTGTACTGGTCATTATGGTGGGTACTGGCTACCTGCGGCTACAACCAGGCAATTAACTATGTACAGGTGTTATGGGCACACATACAGCCATCCCAGAAAGTCCAAGTCTACAACGGAGGGGTGGAAGCTGTGTCCAATCTGTTTG GTGCAGCGACGGCCTATGGCATTGGTTTCATCCAGGTGGACTGGGCCCAGTGGGGAGAGTTGTTCCTGGGCTCCATCTCTGGCCTGGGTGCTGTAGCCCTGTTCATCATGACCTTCACTGACAACATCTGGGTCTGCTATGCCGGCTATGTTGCCTTTAAGGGCCTCTACATGCTGCTTATCACATTTGCCAT GTTCCAAATTGCTACTGATCTCTCTATGGAGAGATATGCACTGATCTTTGGAGCAAACAACTTTGGGGCTTTGGTCCTTCAGACTATCATCACATCCGTTGTGGTGGATGGCAGGGGGCTGGGCTTGGGCATCATCCCACAG TTCATCATTTATGGAAGCTACTTCTCAGCCATCGCTGTCATTTTCTTTCTGAGAGGTGTGTACACGATAATGAGAGTGCGGCAAAGCCACAGAGACTCCACCACTGCAGAGGAGCCTCCAAGCCCAACCATGTGTACACCACTGCAAGCTTGA